From a single Paenibacillus sp. FSL W8-0426 genomic region:
- a CDS encoding response regulator transcription factor: MNSPILHFITPPIPYFIDCGRARYEAGEHHISRSDIGVFDLVVVTKGTLALGENGIEWRLRAGEALILKPDGHHYGSAPCEAETELIWIHFQTYGSWKESADMDECLANQAQLMESHKKSAYLNHCDVCSIFIPKHMKISPKEMEMLEHFSQLDQEPQSMRNWKRQAAFQQFMQHLDLGLSSLADATAIRIAEKIELYIRQNYTHPISNPLLQQDLNYHPNYLARSMLKVYGMTPMEYLLHYRLEQAKKLLLQTAWSISRIAEEVGFNHVSYFSSCFSKKEGISPSTFRSKFTGIEMTAKS; the protein is encoded by the coding sequence TTGAACTCGCCCATCCTTCATTTCATCACCCCGCCGATCCCCTATTTCATTGATTGCGGACGCGCCCGTTACGAAGCAGGCGAGCATCATATCAGCCGCAGCGATATCGGTGTTTTTGACCTGGTTGTCGTTACCAAGGGCACGCTGGCCCTGGGTGAAAACGGGATCGAATGGCGCCTGCGCGCAGGCGAAGCCCTCATCCTCAAGCCGGATGGGCATCATTATGGCAGCGCTCCGTGCGAAGCAGAGACCGAATTGATCTGGATTCATTTTCAAACCTATGGGAGCTGGAAAGAATCGGCCGATATGGACGAGTGTCTGGCAAACCAGGCGCAGCTGATGGAGAGCCACAAAAAAAGCGCGTACTTGAACCACTGCGACGTCTGCTCCATCTTCATTCCAAAACATATGAAAATCTCCCCCAAAGAAATGGAGATGCTTGAGCACTTCTCCCAGCTCGATCAGGAGCCGCAATCCATGCGCAATTGGAAGCGCCAAGCCGCGTTTCAGCAATTCATGCAGCACCTTGACCTTGGCCTGTCTTCGCTGGCGGATGCCACGGCGATCCGGATCGCCGAAAAAATCGAACTATATATTCGCCAAAACTATACCCATCCCATCTCCAACCCCCTATTGCAGCAGGACCTTAACTATCATCCAAATTATTTGGCTCGCAGCATGCTTAAGGTCTATGGCATGACCCCGATGGAGTATTTGCTTCATTATCGGCTGGAACAGGCCAAAAAACTGCTGCTGCAGACGGCGTGGTCTATCTCCCGCATCGCGGAAGAGGTCGGTTTCAATCATGTTTCCTATTTTTCCTCCTGTTTTTCGAAAAAAGAAGGCATCTCTCCTTCTACCTTCCGCAGCAAATTCACCGGTATCGAAATGACCGCAAAATCGTGA
- a CDS encoding sugar ABC transporter substrate-binding protein, with the protein MKKQLIWVGVFLLVMMTALAGCSAKPEASDGTGEPGSGGETKLIFWTFVDAHQKFYESMAESWNEEHPDQRIVLEATTIPYDDMHTKLLLALQSGVGAPDLVDIEQSKFPNFMKGVPQLVDLTDMITPELNNIVQSRVDIYSKDGKYYGIDYHVGATVMYYNQDILNEAGVNPDEIKTWSDFEKAAHIVLEKTGKPMITFEGNGNWSWWPAISQQKSDQIDENGNVTVNAPINVKTMQFFQQMVKDGVAAVAPGAGHDTEEYFGYMNQGNAAAVFMPFWFMNRFTDHIPDLKGKMIIRPMPAWEEGGNRSAGMGGTATSITNQSKSADLAKQFLAYAKLSKEGNLQIWKQLGFDPIRTAVWTDAAMKETNKFTEYFGADIFDTLLTVKDEIAPVHIREKSPEVFDAVRNKAIPDIFINMKDPEQVLNDVQAELTR; encoded by the coding sequence ATGAAAAAACAGTTGATTTGGGTTGGGGTTTTCCTGCTGGTCATGATGACTGCCCTGGCAGGCTGCAGCGCAAAACCGGAAGCGTCCGACGGGACGGGGGAACCGGGTTCAGGCGGCGAAACCAAGCTGATATTTTGGACGTTTGTGGATGCACACCAGAAGTTTTACGAGAGCATGGCAGAGAGCTGGAATGAAGAACATCCGGACCAGCGCATCGTGCTCGAAGCAACGACGATTCCTTATGATGACATGCACACCAAGCTGCTTCTGGCACTGCAGTCAGGCGTGGGGGCACCGGATCTGGTGGACATCGAACAGAGCAAATTCCCGAATTTCATGAAAGGCGTGCCACAGCTCGTCGATCTGACGGACATGATTACGCCGGAGCTGAATAACATTGTACAGTCGCGGGTGGACATCTACAGCAAGGACGGGAAGTACTATGGCATCGACTACCATGTCGGAGCAACGGTCATGTATTACAACCAGGACATTTTGAACGAAGCCGGGGTTAACCCGGATGAGATCAAGACGTGGAGCGATTTTGAAAAAGCTGCGCATATTGTGCTCGAAAAAACGGGCAAACCGATGATCACGTTCGAAGGCAACGGGAACTGGTCATGGTGGCCTGCCATCAGTCAACAGAAGTCCGATCAGATTGACGAAAACGGCAATGTGACGGTCAATGCGCCAATCAACGTGAAGACGATGCAATTTTTCCAACAGATGGTGAAAGATGGCGTAGCGGCTGTTGCTCCTGGAGCCGGACATGATACGGAAGAATATTTCGGATATATGAATCAGGGAAATGCGGCGGCCGTGTTTATGCCGTTCTGGTTCATGAACCGTTTTACTGACCATATTCCCGACCTGAAAGGTAAAATGATCATTCGCCCGATGCCGGCCTGGGAAGAAGGCGGCAACCGTTCTGCGGGCATGGGAGGCACCGCCACTTCGATCACGAACCAATCGAAATCCGCGGATTTGGCCAAGCAATTCCTGGCCTACGCGAAGCTGTCGAAGGAAGGCAACCTCCAGATTTGGAAGCAGCTCGGCTTCGATCCGATCCGTACCGCCGTCTGGACGGATGCAGCGATGAAGGAGACCAACAAATTCACCGAATATTTCGGAGCGGATATTTTTGATACACTGCTGACGGTAAAAGACGAGATCGCGCCGGTGCATATCCGGGAGAAATCGCCGGAAGTGTTCGATGCGGTCCGCAACAAGGCTATCCCGGACATTTTCATTAATATGAAGGACCCCGAGCAAGTCCTGAATGACGTGCAGGCAGAATTAACGCGGTAG
- a CDS encoding sugar ABC transporter permease — protein sequence MQLHNETQVPAQVRFRSRRKWNARAWAPYLFVMPFIVSFLIFFAYPLYRAGMMSFQQVLPGDVQFVGVENYRKLWNADFGTALWNSTRYTFWTMLLLIPVPLVLAVLLNSSRMLARNLFRSALFIPALTSVVVAGVIFRLIFGELDGALMNTILNTFGIPSQQWLYSSSLAMVALVVLAGWRWIGINMLYFLSALQSIPKDLYEAADIDGAGVLQKFTRITVPMLKPITIYVITITLYGGYAMFTESYMLWAGKPSPQHIGLTMVGYIYEQGFQYFNLGFGAAIGITLLGITLVISMLQLTMLGMFRKED from the coding sequence GTGCAGCTTCACAATGAAACGCAGGTTCCGGCACAGGTCAGGTTTCGTTCAAGACGTAAATGGAATGCCCGGGCTTGGGCGCCGTATCTGTTCGTGATGCCGTTTATCGTATCGTTTTTAATCTTTTTTGCTTATCCGCTATATCGCGCAGGCATGATGAGTTTCCAGCAGGTGTTGCCTGGTGATGTGCAGTTTGTGGGGGTGGAGAATTATCGCAAGCTATGGAACGCCGATTTCGGGACAGCGCTCTGGAACAGCACGCGATATACGTTCTGGACGATGCTGCTCTTAATTCCCGTTCCGCTGGTGCTGGCCGTTTTACTCAATTCGAGCCGCATGCTGGCCCGCAATCTGTTCCGTTCCGCGCTGTTCATTCCCGCATTGACCTCCGTCGTGGTGGCCGGGGTTATTTTCAGATTGATTTTCGGCGAACTGGATGGCGCACTAATGAATACCATCTTGAACACCTTCGGCATTCCTAGCCAGCAATGGCTGTACAGCTCGTCCCTTGCCATGGTAGCTCTCGTAGTGCTTGCCGGTTGGCGCTGGATCGGAATCAACATGCTGTATTTCCTTTCCGCATTGCAGAGCATACCCAAGGATCTATATGAGGCAGCGGATATCGACGGCGCAGGGGTGCTGCAAAAGTTTACCCGGATCACGGTGCCGATGCTGAAACCGATCACGATCTATGTCATCACGATAACGTTATACGGCGGTTATGCCATGTTTACGGAAAGTTACATGCTGTGGGCAGGCAAGCCTTCTCCGCAGCATATCGGTTTGACGATGGTGGGTTACATTTACGAGCAAGGCTTCCAATACTTCAACCTCGGCTTCGGCGCAGCCATCGGCATCACGCTGCTGGGCATTACGCTCGTGATCAGCATGCTTCAGCTGACGATGCTTGGCATGTTCAGAAAGGAGGATTGA
- a CDS encoding carbohydrate ABC transporter permease, with protein MRQRWASKRITPTSVLLFLVFAALAVLMLFPLYALMLASIKPATELFRYGLNVRLDWSIMNLDNYRAIFAGEGAAGNYFTWYKNSLVITALFTVLSLLFSSMVGYGLGVYRFKGRNLIFTLVLVVMMIPMEIIVLPLYELTISLKLINTVWGVILPFVVAPLPIFFFRQFAQGLPKDFMDAGRIDGCTEFGIFFRIMMPLMTPAFGAIAILQAMNSWNNFLWPLIVLRTTEQFTLPIGLASFVSPLGNNYEALIAGAVLAIVPILVLFLFFQRYFIAGLTVGGVKG; from the coding sequence ATGAGACAGCGATGGGCTTCCAAACGAATCACGCCTACCTCCGTCCTACTTTTCCTGGTCTTTGCCGCACTTGCCGTGCTTATGCTGTTTCCGCTCTATGCGCTAATGCTGGCCTCGATCAAACCTGCTACGGAGCTGTTCCGTTACGGCCTTAACGTCAGGCTGGATTGGAGCATCATGAACCTGGATAACTATCGGGCCATCTTTGCCGGAGAAGGAGCGGCGGGGAATTATTTTACCTGGTACAAGAACAGTCTGGTCATAACAGCGCTGTTTACCGTCTTGAGCCTGTTGTTTTCTTCAATGGTTGGTTATGGTCTCGGTGTGTATCGGTTCAAAGGTCGGAATCTGATCTTTACACTGGTGCTTGTCGTCATGATGATTCCGATGGAAATTATCGTTCTGCCGCTGTATGAGCTGACCATTTCGCTGAAATTGATCAATACGGTCTGGGGTGTGATTCTGCCGTTCGTCGTGGCTCCGCTGCCGATCTTTTTCTTCCGTCAGTTCGCGCAGGGTTTGCCCAAAGATTTCATGGATGCAGGCAGAATCGATGGCTGTACGGAGTTTGGCATCTTTTTCCGCATCATGATGCCGCTTATGACGCCGGCATTCGGCGCGATTGCGATTTTGCAGGCGATGAACAGCTGGAACAACTTCCTGTGGCCGCTCATCGTGCTTCGTACGACAGAACAGTTTACGCTGCCGATTGGACTGGCATCATTCGTATCGCCGCTCGGTAATAATTATGAGGCATTGATTGCCGGAGCTGTGCTCGCCATTGTGCCGATCCTTGTGCTGTTTCTGTTCTTCCAGCGATACTTTATCGCCGGCCTGACGGTTGGGGGAGTTAAAGGGTGA
- a CDS encoding RsiV family protein — MKRILRVLCLVLINFLLISVASMEASAEVKTAVHTYKEQPYIQINGGDAAVTEKINQILKDHAISVAKANKAWKNYDAEYYTRNVKTLYNNNKVVSVGYVDGLKYNYENKGTYFSVIYNFDLTTGQRIMLRDIVDSKDKEMNLEYAISRNLQLKYSKGIKIYEKSVYDIRLTDSTPFYFYENGIVIRFYPSEIAEYSVGFIDIKIPYSDLNEKGTHKLISYLDYLRNHVTDYIDSKIDYFEGYRISSMYSLANGEVWEQVEPRFIMLPSYSLSSKVRIYKDGARYYLWVEDMADVVEVRRVHPE; from the coding sequence ATGAAAAGAATACTGAGGGTGTTATGTTTGGTGCTGATCAACTTCCTACTGATTTCAGTTGCATCCATGGAAGCTTCGGCGGAGGTCAAAACAGCGGTACATACATATAAGGAGCAACCTTACATTCAAATTAACGGCGGGGATGCAGCGGTAACTGAGAAAATAAATCAAATCTTAAAAGATCATGCGATCAGTGTAGCCAAGGCAAATAAAGCATGGAAGAATTATGATGCAGAATACTACACGAGAAACGTAAAAACATTGTACAACAATAACAAGGTTGTCTCTGTAGGCTATGTAGACGGTCTGAAGTATAATTATGAAAACAAGGGCACGTATTTTTCAGTCATCTATAATTTTGATCTTACAACAGGACAGCGAATTATGCTTAGAGATATCGTGGATTCTAAGGATAAGGAAATGAATCTTGAATATGCCATCTCCCGAAATTTGCAACTCAAGTACAGTAAAGGAATCAAAATTTACGAAAAGAGTGTTTATGATATTCGGTTAACGGATTCCACGCCTTTTTATTTCTATGAAAATGGAATTGTGATTCGGTTCTACCCTTCTGAAATTGCAGAGTATTCAGTCGGTTTTATAGATATAAAAATACCATACTCAGATTTAAACGAGAAAGGAACACATAAACTTATTAGCTATTTGGATTACTTGCGTAACCATGTGACGGATTACATAGACAGTAAGATTGATTATTTTGAGGGATATCGTATAAGTAGTATGTATTCACTTGCGAACGGGGAAGTATGGGAGCAAGTAGAGCCACGTTTTATCATGTTGCCTTCTTATTCATTGTCCTCGAAAGTGCGAATATATAAAGACGGGGCCCGTTACTATTTGTGGGTCGAAGATATGGCGGATGTGGTGGAAGTCAGAAGAGTTCATCCGGAATAG
- a CDS encoding EVE domain-containing protein: MTMSQHDILNDLKHNPEHRKRRYWIGCVSESHAKHGVEQGIGQTCHGKAAKLKQMSEGDFLIYYSPRTDMMNGEPLQAFTALGRVADNSVYLFQMSETFVPYRRKIQYVSCRNVSIRGLLHKLSFTRDRRNWGQVFRYGQFEVSEDDFMMIANEMLSEDHGFHVEPSEEQMTLF; encoded by the coding sequence ATGACGATGTCCCAACATGATATATTGAATGATCTGAAACATAACCCGGAGCATCGAAAGCGCCGATATTGGATCGGCTGTGTCTCGGAATCCCATGCGAAGCACGGAGTCGAACAAGGGATCGGACAGACCTGCCACGGCAAAGCGGCCAAATTGAAGCAAATGAGTGAAGGAGACTTCCTGATCTACTACTCGCCGCGCACAGACATGATGAATGGTGAGCCATTGCAGGCGTTTACGGCGTTGGGCCGGGTTGCCGACAATTCGGTCTATTTGTTTCAAATGAGCGAGACGTTTGTTCCTTATCGCCGAAAGATCCAATACGTTTCCTGCCGAAACGTAAGCATCAGAGGACTTCTCCATAAGCTCTCGTTTACCCGAGACCGGCGCAACTGGGGACAAGTCTTCCGATACGGACAATTTGAAGTCAGCGAAGACGATTTCATGATGATTGCGAATGAAATGCTGTCAGAGGACCATGGATTTCATGTTGAGCCTTCGGAAGAACAGATGACTTTGTTCTGA
- a CDS encoding response regulator, which produces MNALLVDDDYFVVMALEKKIDWGALGIDTIFTAYNIAQAKEILRNHPVQILICDIEMPQGSGLELLAWVREESHSVQTIFLTNYADFNYAQKAIELQSFDYFLKPIEFDKLTLIIQKAVAKARDQQFIKKAIDEGELWQKNRSKLIEDSWRRLISGKVVLSDPADVSAFLTEQNWPYEATDLFLPILVNLFPYDHTLGKTDKNLFDYACLNVMVERFQDALFSIEAITEIKDHNWIVILKWNRLPDVQLIESMCRSFIPEVNNYLKSDACCSIGFSLPLGQIRHTVNELLLMNEERIKHRNQTFLLENYNRPQLNYTPPDLGLLEQLLNEHRFQSFLDETGRYMHQLVHEGIVGTAVLSLLRLDLVQLVYAQLKSKEIEVHKLYMGKTNDQLFMQSLHSIEDMQAYIAYLVNTAAEYLNAAEQPKSVVHEITHYIRTHYGEDLTRNSLGDLVYLNPDYLARLFKKEMGISLGNYVIHTRLAAARHLLETTTQSVHAIARHVGYTNYSHFTKLFKQEMGCSPNDYRKKQRESSHETG; this is translated from the coding sequence ATGAATGCATTGCTGGTTGACGATGATTACTTTGTTGTCATGGCTTTGGAAAAGAAAATCGACTGGGGGGCCCTCGGGATCGACACGATCTTCACGGCCTACAATATTGCGCAAGCCAAAGAAATTTTGCGAAACCATCCGGTTCAGATTTTGATATGCGATATTGAGATGCCCCAGGGAAGCGGGCTCGAGCTGCTCGCATGGGTCCGGGAGGAGTCGCACAGCGTACAAACGATCTTTCTCACCAATTATGCCGATTTCAACTATGCGCAGAAAGCGATCGAGCTGCAAAGTTTTGATTATTTTCTAAAGCCGATCGAATTCGACAAGCTGACTCTGATTATTCAAAAGGCGGTTGCCAAAGCCAGGGATCAGCAGTTTATTAAGAAGGCCATTGATGAAGGCGAGCTGTGGCAGAAAAATAGAAGCAAGCTCATCGAGGACAGCTGGCGCAGGCTCATCTCCGGTAAAGTCGTGCTGTCTGACCCCGCCGATGTTTCTGCTTTTTTGACGGAACAAAATTGGCCTTACGAAGCAACGGACCTATTTCTTCCTATTCTGGTGAACCTGTTTCCATATGATCATACGCTGGGCAAAACCGACAAAAATCTGTTTGATTATGCGTGTTTGAACGTGATGGTCGAACGGTTTCAGGACGCTTTATTTTCGATTGAAGCCATAACCGAGATCAAGGATCATAACTGGATCGTTATTCTAAAATGGAACAGGTTACCGGATGTACAGCTCATCGAATCCATGTGCCGCTCGTTCATCCCGGAGGTGAACAATTACCTGAAATCGGATGCCTGCTGCAGCATCGGCTTCTCTCTGCCGCTGGGGCAGATTCGCCATACGGTGAACGAGCTGTTGTTAATGAATGAAGAGCGAATCAAACACCGCAACCAGACCTTTTTGCTGGAGAACTATAACAGGCCCCAATTGAATTACACGCCGCCTGACCTGGGATTGCTCGAGCAATTGCTGAACGAACATCGATTCCAGTCCTTTCTGGATGAAACCGGTCGTTATATGCATCAGCTTGTACACGAAGGCATTGTAGGCACCGCTGTTCTGAGCCTGCTGCGTCTTGATCTGGTGCAGCTGGTGTATGCCCAATTGAAAAGCAAGGAAATTGAAGTCCACAAGCTGTATATGGGCAAAACGAATGATCAACTGTTCATGCAATCCCTGCATTCGATTGAAGATATGCAAGCCTACATTGCCTACCTGGTCAATACGGCTGCGGAATATCTGAATGCTGCCGAGCAGCCGAAGTCGGTTGTACACGAGATTACCCATTATATACGCACTCATTACGGAGAAGATCTGACACGAAACAGCCTCGGGGATCTGGTCTACCTGAACCCGGATTATCTCGCAAGGCTGTTCAAGAAAGAGATGGGCATCTCACTCGGCAATTATGTCATTCACACCCGTCTTGCGGCCGCCCGGCATCTTCTGGAAACGACCACGCAATCGGTCCATGCCATTGCCAGACATGTGGGGTATACCAACTATTCGCACTTCACCAAGCTGTTTAAACAGGAAATGGGATGCAGTCCCAATGACTATCGCAAAAAGCAAAGAGAAAGCTCTCATGAAACAGGATAA
- a CDS encoding histidine kinase, which produces MANLNAIKPYPIRHYIRMMFVISFVVFVLDLIISIASISLVKQQSAQYLQNTADLYINRINHDFAYINHFMGWTLANDENLDTMNTYGVNSIPFLKSNEKLHKLFAELQRNYSQSYNFFYYLESSEYFLNCAPISISYSDYSEVKRQIITLTREKGVYEKFYSHWTPIHVNGTSYLINIAPYYNRYLIALISADDLIAPLQQMNLGANGYASLVDENGMQLSGPASGENAADPQPSFMDVLQSHNVVSSDFSNADFSARMVIKFGAFEKIMVAQLLIMLLFLIVTCSLSAILMFFRTNLLVPIQRFSKNLALINEGDEAADLKSSRIMELEQVNAQFKELVGQIKRFKIDRYEQELEKQKIRLDYMKLQIKPHFFLNCLTSMYSMAQMQMYKEIESMALATSRYFRYIFQSGDNFVLLENEIEHARTFLDIQKSRYRDAFSYRIEQSEGITGVAVPPLVIQTFIENAVKYGVSRDRELCITLSVTQERQEHGDVVLIQISDTGPGFSQEILDALVRGEALEQTGGNRIGIMNTIQRLELLYRHEATITFANDASGARITLSLPKILLNSEPSGEVANHECIAG; this is translated from the coding sequence ATGGCAAACCTGAACGCCATCAAGCCCTATCCCATTCGGCATTACATTCGCATGATGTTCGTCATTTCATTTGTCGTGTTCGTTCTGGACCTGATCATCAGCATCGCTTCGATCTCCCTGGTCAAGCAGCAATCCGCCCAATATTTGCAAAATACCGCTGATTTGTACATTAATCGCATTAATCATGATTTTGCCTACATTAATCATTTCATGGGATGGACGCTGGCCAACGACGAAAATCTCGACACGATGAATACGTATGGCGTAAACAGCATTCCATTTCTGAAGTCCAATGAGAAGTTACATAAGCTTTTTGCCGAACTGCAGCGAAACTATAGCCAGTCCTACAATTTCTTTTATTATTTGGAAAGCAGCGAATACTTCCTCAACTGTGCGCCAATAAGCATCTCTTATTCGGACTATTCGGAAGTGAAAAGACAGATCATCACCTTGACTCGTGAAAAAGGGGTATATGAGAAATTCTACTCCCATTGGACGCCTATCCACGTGAACGGTACTTCTTATCTGATCAATATTGCGCCGTACTACAATAGGTATCTTATCGCGTTGATATCTGCAGATGATCTCATTGCCCCATTGCAGCAAATGAATCTGGGCGCCAACGGATACGCCTCTCTGGTGGATGAGAACGGCATGCAGCTTTCCGGACCTGCCAGCGGAGAAAACGCGGCAGACCCGCAGCCTTCCTTCATGGATGTGCTCCAATCGCACAATGTCGTCAGCAGCGACTTCTCGAATGCGGATTTCAGCGCGCGTATGGTCATCAAGTTTGGTGCATTTGAGAAAATCATGGTGGCTCAGCTGCTCATCATGCTGCTTTTTCTGATTGTAACCTGCTCATTAAGCGCAATCCTAATGTTTTTCAGAACAAATCTGCTTGTTCCCATTCAGCGATTTTCCAAAAATCTAGCCCTCATTAACGAAGGCGATGAGGCAGCAGACCTCAAAAGCAGCCGGATTATGGAACTGGAGCAGGTCAATGCACAGTTCAAGGAACTGGTGGGCCAGATTAAACGATTCAAGATTGATCGCTACGAGCAGGAATTGGAGAAACAGAAAATACGTTTGGATTATATGAAGTTACAGATCAAACCCCACTTTTTTCTGAATTGCCTGACGAGCATGTACAGTATGGCGCAGATGCAAATGTATAAAGAGATTGAAAGCATGGCCCTGGCTACGTCCCGATATTTCCGTTATATCTTTCAAAGCGGAGATAATTTCGTTCTGCTGGAGAATGAAATCGAACATGCGAGAACGTTTCTGGACATCCAGAAATCACGTTACCGGGATGCTTTCTCCTATCGGATCGAACAGTCCGAGGGGATCACGGGTGTCGCTGTGCCACCGCTTGTTATACAGACATTTATTGAAAATGCCGTCAAATACGGCGTCTCGCGGGATCGGGAATTATGTATTACGTTGTCCGTAACGCAAGAGCGACAAGAGCATGGCGATGTTGTGCTCATCCAGATCTCCGACACGGGACCCGGATTCAGTCAGGAAATTCTTGACGCATTGGTGCGCGGGGAAGCACTGGAACAAACCGGCGGCAACCGGATCGGCATTATGAATACCATTCAACGTTTGGAGCTGCTGTATCGGCATGAAGCGACGATTACGTTTGCAAACGACGCAAGCGGTGCGCGAATCACGCTTTCCTTACCTAAAATCTTACTGAATTCAGAACCTTCGGGAGAGGTGGCAAACCATGAATGCATTGCTGGTTGA
- a CDS encoding ABC transporter permease subunit yields the protein MRTNALYLGKTMERIRRNWGLYVLLFPAVLLTLLFAYKPMYGVIIAFKDYSPASGIGGSPWAGFKYFEKFFHSYQFTNTIRNTLVISLYSLATFPIPIMLALLVNQMRAGRFKKFFQTVSYMPHFISTVVMVGLMLILLSPSTGLVGNVYQLFGAQAPDLMGSSALFSSVYVWSDVWQHVGWDSIIYIAALSAVDPSLYEAATVDGASRWHKIRYIDIPMLMPTAITLLILRMGGLLGVGFEKVYLMQNDLNILSSEILSTYVYKIGLLSSQYSFSSAINLFNTVINFILLILVNQLSKKYSENSLW from the coding sequence ATGAGGACCAATGCACTTTATTTAGGAAAAACGATGGAGAGAATCAGGCGTAATTGGGGGCTTTACGTTTTACTTTTTCCGGCTGTTCTGTTAACACTGTTATTCGCTTATAAGCCGATGTACGGCGTCATCATCGCATTTAAGGATTATAGTCCGGCGTCGGGAATCGGAGGCAGCCCATGGGCGGGGTTCAAGTACTTTGAAAAGTTTTTTCATTCCTATCAATTTACCAATACGATTCGGAATACACTTGTGATCAGTCTGTACAGCTTGGCTACGTTTCCGATCCCGATTATGCTTGCGCTGTTGGTGAACCAGATGAGAGCAGGGAGGTTTAAAAAGTTTTTCCAGACCGTCTCCTATATGCCTCACTTTATATCAACGGTAGTTATGGTCGGATTGATGCTGATTCTGCTCTCGCCCAGTACGGGGCTCGTCGGCAATGTGTATCAGCTGTTTGGAGCACAAGCACCGGACTTAATGGGCTCATCGGCTCTGTTCAGCAGCGTGTATGTGTGGTCTGACGTGTGGCAGCATGTCGGTTGGGACAGCATCATCTATATTGCCGCGTTGTCTGCCGTAGATCCAAGCCTCTATGAAGCGGCAACGGTCGATGGGGCAAGCCGGTGGCACAAGATTCGTTATATTGATATTCCGATGCTGATGCCGACGGCGATCACACTGCTCATTCTGCGAATGGGCGGACTACTGGGCGTAGGATTTGAGAAGGTCTATCTCATGCAGAATGACTTGAACATCCTCTCCAGTGAGATTCTGTCCACGTATGTCTACAAAATCGGTTTGCTGAGCAGTCAATACAGCTTCTCCTCGGCGATCAACCTGTTTAATACGGTGATTAATTTCATTTTGCTTATTCTGGTCAATCAGTTGTCCAAGAAATACAGCGAGAACAGCCTATGGTAG
- a CDS encoding carbohydrate ABC transporter permease — MTRTPRVKRRSRMTVGEAVLYAFAILFLIAVIYPIYFIVIASFSDPSAVANGQVWFFPKGFTLEGYKELLRHDNIWIGYRNTILYTVVGTLIGLVVNISAAYALSRKDLVGRKFFSLFFIFTMFFSGGLIPTFLTIRDFHLYDTFLVMVLPFSVVVFDMIVARTFFQTSIPGDLWEAAQIDGCGNLRYFALIVLPLSKAIIAVLGLWIAVGYWNSYFNALIYLKDPNLYPLQLILRNILITNQMQSGMGTGEAAQVALRLANLMRYSVIIIATIPIMCVYPFIQKYFNQGVMIGAVKE, encoded by the coding sequence ATGACCAGAACTCCCCGAGTGAAGCGACGATCACGCATGACGGTTGGAGAGGCCGTGCTGTATGCCTTTGCCATTCTTTTTCTGATTGCGGTCATTTACCCGATTTATTTTATCGTCATCGCCTCCTTCAGCGATCCTTCCGCTGTGGCTAATGGACAGGTGTGGTTCTTCCCCAAAGGTTTTACGCTGGAAGGATATAAGGAACTGCTGCGGCATGACAATATCTGGATCGGATATCGAAATACCATTCTATACACGGTGGTAGGAACGTTGATCGGACTTGTCGTTAATATTTCGGCGGCTTATGCCTTATCGAGAAAGGATCTGGTCGGCCGAAAATTTTTCTCGCTGTTCTTTATTTTTACGATGTTCTTTAGCGGCGGATTGATTCCAACCTTCCTGACCATTCGCGATTTTCATCTCTACGACACGTTTCTGGTAATGGTGCTTCCGTTCTCTGTGGTGGTGTTCGATATGATCGTTGCCCGGACCTTCTTCCAGACCAGCATTCCCGGAGATTTATGGGAAGCCGCCCAGATCGATGGCTGCGGTAACCTGCGGTATTTTGCGTTGATTGTACTGCCACTGTCCAAAGCGATCATCGCGGTTCTGGGATTATGGATTGCCGTAGGGTATTGGAATTCATATTTTAATGCCCTGATCTATTTGAAAGACCCTAATCTGTATCCGCTTCAATTGATCCTGCGGAACATTCTCATCACGAATCAGATGCAATCCGGCATGGGAACCGGAGAAGCTGCGCAAGTCGCCCTGCGTCTTGCCAATCTGATGAGATATTCCGTGATTATTATCGCCACGATTCCGATCATGTGCGTCTATCCGTTCATCCAAAAGTATTTCAATCAGGGGGTGATGATCGGCGCAGTGAAAGAATAA